The Oncorhynchus keta strain PuntledgeMale-10-30-2019 chromosome 28, Oket_V2, whole genome shotgun sequence DNA segment CATCAGAAAGCAAAGCAGACCTGAGCTTATAACTTCAAATTCATTTTCAAAAAGATGAGGATGCCTACATTGTCTGGGGAGAGGGTCGACCTCTTTGCAGTCACTATGTCCCCTGCTGTGGAGAACACCCTCTCGCTAGGGTCTGAAGTGCCAGGCACAGCCAGGTAGCATCTTGCCATCATGGCAATGTGAGGGTATTTACACTCGTTGTTTTTCCACCATGCCAGTGGCTCACCGCCCACTGGAATGCTGCTTGCTGCCTTGTAGGATGCCACCTCCTCTTTGATGGTGTTGGCAAACGTCTTGCCCGTGTCCTTGCTCACAAAGTTCCCCCCGAAACGCTCCTTCATGGCCAAATGATTTTGTGGCGGAGATGCCTCGGAGTCTGCTCCTGTCGGCTCTGTGGCTTGACCCTGCAGAAAAAAATTACTTGCTCTATTAAACTAACtaattatttattttcataaCTATAATTGTGGCAATAACATTTAATAAAAGCCAGTATTATTCCAAATCAAAAAATGGATGATTCTAATAGCGATAGCATAGACTAAAATTAGACTGCAGTATATTTATTAAGTAATTCACTCTTATTTTATTGTTTTACCTCTTCGGTGGCCACAATCTCAGTGGTGAGATCACTGTATGTCCTCCGGTGTAGGGCAGGGTCTAGGTGAGACAGGGACTTGAACCTTGGATCCAGTGCAGTACATCTATGGAGGTTAGTGACTAGTGACTGTGCCGCCATTCCTCACTTAGGGCCACGGATTGTAGAATCCTTGTTTTCAGAGGTAGGATCATGGACACAGACAGTTTCTGTGCTCAATAGGGTTGAGTTTTGAGGGGTTTGATCTCCTGGAGGACCTCCTCTGCCACGTTCACGGCATCATCAGACAAGTTGACGATGTCTTAATGTTTTTTTTCAGGGTCTTGTCTGTCACTGCCGCTCAAGATGGCTCCCCAACATGTCATAAGTGGAGGTCCATCTTGTTGTGACATGGTGTCTGAGCTTGTGGGTCGGTAGCTGTAACATTTCCAGCTTGGTCTCAAGCACATGAGCGGCTGTTGTGCTTCAGTGGAAAGAGGAAACCACCTTCCTGATCCTCCC contains these protein-coding regions:
- the LOC118361304 gene encoding uncharacterized protein LOC118361304 — its product is MAAQSLVTNLHRCTALDPRFKSLSHLDPALHRRTYSDLTTEIVATEEGQATEPTGADSEASPPQNHLAMKERFGGNFVSKDTGKTFANTIKEEVASYKAASSIPVGGEPLAWWKNNECKYPHIAMMARCYLAVPGTSDPSERVFSTAGDIVTAKRSTLSPDNVGILIFLKMNLKL